In Collimonas arenae, a single genomic region encodes these proteins:
- a CDS encoding polyprenyl synthetase family protein, with amino-acid sequence MTAAAQLAMITLATEPTFAEWMRQVQSDMETALGKFLPAENIAPAKLHQAMRYAVLDGGKRVRPLLVFAAGELFSTQIAVAQRAAAAVEMIHAYSLVHDDMPCMDDDAMRRGKPTVHVQYDEATALLVGDALQAQAFVVLADGEMDAARQIVMLRLLAQASGSLGMCGGQAIDLASVGLNLSLAELEQMHKLKTGALLRASVLLGAWGGKVLAQNEILALEAYGTAIGLAFQVVDDILDATADSATLGKTAGKDAADNKPTYVSILGLPESQALAEKLRNDAHQALAIFGDKARRLRELADLIVQRKA; translated from the coding sequence ATGACAGCAGCCGCTCAGCTAGCAATGATAACGCTAGCCACAGAACCAACCTTTGCCGAGTGGATGCGCCAGGTCCAGTCCGATATGGAAACGGCGCTTGGAAAATTCTTGCCGGCAGAAAACATTGCGCCGGCCAAGCTGCACCAGGCTATGCGCTATGCCGTACTGGATGGCGGCAAGCGCGTGCGGCCTTTGCTGGTATTTGCTGCAGGGGAATTGTTTTCGACGCAGATAGCCGTTGCGCAACGTGCGGCCGCGGCAGTCGAAATGATCCACGCCTATTCGCTGGTGCACGATGACATGCCATGCATGGATGACGACGCCATGCGTCGCGGCAAACCGACCGTCCACGTGCAATACGATGAGGCTACCGCCTTGCTGGTGGGCGACGCCTTGCAGGCGCAGGCTTTCGTGGTGCTGGCCGATGGCGAGATGGATGCCGCGCGCCAGATCGTGATGCTGCGTTTGCTGGCGCAAGCGTCGGGTTCGCTGGGTATGTGCGGCGGCCAGGCGATCGACCTCGCCAGCGTCGGCCTAAATTTATCGCTAGCTGAGCTGGAACAGATGCACAAGCTGAAAACAGGCGCTTTGCTGCGCGCTTCGGTTTTGTTGGGCGCGTGGGGCGGTAAGGTTTTGGCGCAAAATGAGATTTTGGCGCTGGAAGCTTACGGCACAGCGATCGGCCTGGCGTTCCAGGTGGTGGACGATATTCTCGACGCGACGGCGGACTCCGCCACGCTAGGCAAGACAGCGGGCAAGGACGCCGCAGACAACAAGCCGACCTACGTCTCGATTCTGGGCTTGCCCGAATCGCAGGCATTGGCAGAAAAATTACGCAATGACGCCCATCAGGCGCTTGCGATCTTTGGCGACAAGGCACGCCGCCTGCGTGAGCTGGCGGATTTGATCGTGCAACGGAAAGCTTAG
- the dxs gene encoding 1-deoxy-D-xylulose-5-phosphate synthase, with the protein MEILNTIDSPADLRQLSRAQLKPLADELREFVIESVSQTGGHLSSNLGTVELTIALHYVFNTPEDRIVWDVGHQTYPHKILTGRRDRMNTLRQLDGISGFPRRSESEYDTFGTAHSSTSISAALGMALASKTKGETDRHAIAVIGDGAMTAGMVFEAMNNAGVYEDINMLVILNDNDMSISPPVGALNRYLARLMSGQFYAQAKNVGKSILPAPMRQLAKRFEEHAKGMVVPATMFEEFGFNYIGPIDGHDLESLIPTLQNLKNLKGPQFLHVVTKKGQGYKLAEADPVLYHGPGKFNPAEGIKPAAASKMTYTQVFGDWLCDTAAQDDKLIGITPAMSGGSGLDTFAKRYPQRFYDVGIAEQHAVTFAAGMACEGLKPVVAIYSTFLQRAYDQLIHDVALQNLDVTFALDRSGLVGADGATHAGNYDLAYLRCIPNMVVMAASDENECRQMLTTAYQYNGPAAVRYPRGAGTGVAIDPALSVLPLGKGEIRRQGQSVAILAFGSMLAPSLGAGELLGATVANMRFIKPLDVELVLELARTHDALVTVEEGCIMGGAGAAVAEALAAAACVKPILNLGLPDRFIDHGDAGLLLAQCGLNAEGIAASVRQRFGKDQPRLVVNQN; encoded by the coding sequence ATGGAAATACTTAACACAATAGACAGCCCGGCAGACCTGCGACAATTGTCGCGGGCGCAACTCAAACCGCTGGCCGATGAGCTGCGCGAATTCGTCATCGAATCGGTGTCGCAAACCGGCGGCCACCTGTCTTCCAACCTCGGTACGGTGGAACTGACGATCGCTTTGCACTATGTTTTCAATACGCCGGAAGACCGCATTGTCTGGGATGTCGGCCATCAAACCTATCCGCACAAGATCCTTACCGGCCGCCGCGACCGCATGAACACGCTGCGCCAGCTCGACGGCATCTCAGGATTTCCGCGTCGTAGCGAAAGCGAATACGATACCTTCGGCACCGCCCATTCGTCGACCTCGATTTCTGCCGCACTGGGCATGGCGCTGGCCTCCAAAACCAAAGGCGAAACCGACCGCCACGCGATTGCCGTGATCGGCGACGGCGCGATGACTGCCGGCATGGTGTTCGAGGCGATGAATAACGCCGGTGTCTATGAAGACATCAACATGCTGGTGATTCTCAACGACAACGACATGTCGATCTCGCCGCCGGTTGGCGCCCTGAACCGCTATCTGGCGCGCCTGATGTCGGGCCAGTTCTATGCGCAAGCCAAGAATGTCGGCAAGTCGATCCTGCCGGCGCCGATGCGCCAGCTGGCCAAGCGCTTTGAGGAACATGCCAAAGGCATGGTGGTGCCTGCCACCATGTTTGAAGAATTCGGTTTCAACTACATCGGCCCGATCGATGGCCATGACCTGGAATCGCTGATCCCGACTTTGCAGAATCTGAAGAACCTGAAAGGTCCGCAGTTCCTGCATGTGGTGACCAAGAAGGGCCAAGGCTACAAGCTGGCCGAAGCCGATCCGGTGCTGTATCACGGCCCAGGCAAATTCAATCCGGCCGAAGGCATCAAGCCGGCTGCAGCCAGCAAGATGACCTACACACAGGTATTCGGTGACTGGCTGTGCGACACGGCTGCGCAAGACGACAAGCTGATCGGCATCACGCCGGCGATGTCAGGCGGCTCTGGCCTGGATACCTTCGCCAAGCGTTATCCGCAGCGCTTCTATGACGTCGGCATCGCAGAACAACACGCTGTCACTTTCGCCGCCGGCATGGCTTGCGAAGGCTTGAAACCGGTGGTGGCGATCTATTCGACTTTCCTGCAGCGCGCCTACGACCAGCTGATCCATGACGTCGCTCTGCAAAATCTCGATGTCACCTTCGCGCTGGACCGTTCCGGCCTGGTTGGCGCCGATGGCGCAACCCACGCCGGTAATTACGATCTGGCGTACCTGCGTTGCATTCCGAACATGGTGGTGATGGCTGCTTCCGATGAAAACGAATGCCGCCAGATGCTGACTACCGCTTATCAATATAACGGTCCGGCCGCAGTGCGTTATCCACGCGGCGCCGGCACTGGCGTTGCCATCGATCCGGCGCTGAGCGTTTTGCCGCTGGGTAAAGGCGAGATCAGGCGTCAGGGCCAGAGTGTCGCGATCCTGGCATTCGGCTCCATGCTGGCGCCGAGTTTAGGCGCTGGTGAATTGCTTGGGGCGACAGTCGCCAACATGCGCTTCATCAAACCGCTGGACGTGGAATTGGTGCTGGAGCTGGCTCGTACCCACGATGCGTTGGTGACAGTGGAAGAAGGCTGCATCATGGGCGGCGCCGGGGCTGCAGTGGCGGAAGCGCTAGCCGCCGCCGCATGCGTCAAGCCGATTCTGAATCTGGGCTTGCCTGACCGCTTTATCGATCACGGCGATGCCGGCCTGCTGCTGGCGCAATGCGGCCTGAATGCAGAGGGCATCGCGGCATCGGTGCGGCAACGCTTTGGCAAGGACCAGCCGCGTCTGGTCGTGAATCAGAATTAA
- a CDS encoding exodeoxyribonuclease VII small subunit, whose translation MPKNPISASSPASFEQAMAELEQLVAQMEAGELPLEASVAAYKRGSELVKFCAAQLEKVDSQVKVLEGDMLKPFAGEALNDHSGGADA comes from the coding sequence ATGCCAAAAAATCCGATTTCCGCCAGCAGCCCGGCCTCGTTCGAACAAGCGATGGCCGAACTGGAGCAACTGGTAGCCCAAATGGAAGCTGGCGAGTTGCCGCTGGAAGCATCAGTTGCCGCCTATAAACGTGGCTCGGAACTGGTCAAGTTTTGTGCCGCGCAACTCGAAAAAGTCGACAGCCAGGTCAAAGTGCTGGAAGGCGACATGCTCAAGCCCTTCGCCGGCGAAGCGCTGAATGATCACAGCGGCGGAGCAGACGCATGA
- a CDS encoding aromatic ring-hydroxylating oxygenase subunit alpha has protein sequence MSDLASITKLARSDAQLPVNVYFDEALLKREIQQLFQNGPRYVGHELMVPNVGDYATLASENEGRMLVRNPQGIELISNVCRHRQAKMFDGHGNARNIVCPLHRWTYDLKGELIGAPHFGETPCMNLSKTPLQSWNGLLFEQNAFHVGEKLQQLGVAKDLDFSGYLFDHVEVHECDYNWKTFIEVYLEDYHVEPFHPGLGSFVSCDDLEWQFGKDYSVQTVGVNHGLAKSGSPSYKKWQEQVLKFNNGQAPKFGAIWLTLYPNIMVEWYPHVLVVSTLWPRGPQKTTNVVEFYYPEEIALFEREMVEAERAAYMETCVEDDEIALRMDAGRRILMERGVNEVGPYQSPMEDGMQHFHEWYRSQEGLI, from the coding sequence ATGTCCGATCTGGCTTCTATTACCAAACTCGCGCGCTCCGATGCGCAACTTCCGGTCAACGTCTACTTTGACGAAGCGCTGTTAAAACGCGAAATCCAGCAACTCTTTCAGAATGGCCCGCGCTACGTTGGCCATGAGCTGATGGTGCCCAATGTTGGCGATTACGCTACCTTGGCTTCTGAAAACGAAGGCCGCATGCTCGTGCGCAATCCTCAAGGGATTGAGCTGATTTCCAACGTCTGTCGTCACCGTCAGGCCAAGATGTTCGATGGCCACGGCAATGCGCGCAATATCGTCTGCCCGCTACACCGCTGGACTTACGACCTCAAGGGCGAATTGATTGGCGCACCGCATTTCGGTGAAACGCCCTGCATGAACCTGTCCAAGACACCGTTGCAAAGCTGGAACGGTTTGCTGTTTGAGCAAAACGCCTTCCATGTCGGCGAAAAGCTGCAGCAACTGGGCGTCGCCAAAGACCTCGATTTCAGCGGCTATCTGTTCGATCACGTCGAAGTCCATGAGTGCGACTACAACTGGAAAACCTTTATCGAGGTTTATCTGGAGGACTATCACGTCGAACCGTTTCATCCCGGCCTCGGCAGCTTTGTCAGCTGCGATGACCTGGAATGGCAATTCGGCAAGGATTACAGTGTGCAGACCGTGGGCGTCAATCACGGCCTGGCAAAATCCGGTTCGCCATCGTACAAAAAGTGGCAGGAGCAGGTACTCAAGTTCAACAACGGCCAGGCGCCGAAATTCGGTGCGATCTGGCTGACGCTGTATCCGAACATTATGGTGGAGTGGTATCCGCACGTGCTGGTGGTATCGACGCTGTGGCCGCGCGGCCCCCAGAAAACCACCAACGTGGTCGAGTTCTACTATCCCGAAGAAATCGCGCTGTTTGAGCGCGAGATGGTCGAAGCCGAACGGGCTGCCTACATGGAAACCTGCGTCGAGGACGATGAAATTGCCCTGCGCATGGACGCTGGACGACGCATCCTGATGGAACGCGGCGTCAACGAAGTGGGCCCTTACCAGTCGCCGATGGAAGACGGCATGCAGCATTTCCATGAGTGGTATCGGAGCCAGGAAGGGCTGATCTAG